The Fluviispira sanaruensis sequence TGGCAAAGTGTATCGGATATTTTATCTTATCATCCAGTCTTTTTTAAAATAATATAGTATTATTTCGTAGTTACTTTTTTGACATTTTATTAAGCAAAATCAATCGGTCACTAACTGGTCAATATATACGAAATATTTCATAGCTGCTTTCAGCAATTGACGCTCGAATGCACTCAATATAAGCCTATTGGGTGGGCAAAATTGTTTCCCATTCATTTTCTTTGGACACTGTGAGGAGTTTTTTATGTCTGGTGTAAATAAAGTCATTCTTATTGGTAGACTTGGGCAAGAGCCTGAAATTAGAAGTACTGCAGGCGGCCAGCAAGTCTGCACTTTAAATATAGCCACAAGCGAATCCTGGACAAAAGATGGCAATAAAGAAGAAAGAACAGAATGGCACCGTGTCGTTCTTTGGGGAAGACAAGCAGAGCTTGCACATAAATATTTAAGAAAAGGGCGCATGGTTTATATTGAAGGCAAGTTACAAACACGTTCTTGGCAAGATCAACAGGGGCAAAAGCGCTATACAACTGAAATCGTTGCAAATAATATGCAATTCTTAGAAAGTGCTGGCACAAATGCAAATCGTGACCAAAACAACGACATACCACCACCAAATGATCAAGGGAATGACTCTTATTATTCAAATGAAAGCCCTTATGCTTCTTCTGGTAATAACAGCCAACCTTTCAGTAAAAACTCTCGCCCAATTGATGACGACATTCCATTTTAATTGGGGAGTAAAGCATTCACTTAAAAATATATATTTTAATTGGAAAAGTATTTTTTTTCATAAATACTTAGTTTATCTGTTCTTAACCAAGACTTTAAAAATTTATTAAACTGATTCTTTAGGGCAACATCTTCAGGTCTAAATGCAGCTGACACAGATTCTTGATGTACTAATGTTGGTATTATATATATTTTTTCTGCAACATGTTTTGGTAATGCATTCAAATAATGCTTTTCAAATAAAACGGCATCACTCTTTTTTGTTAATAATGAATCAATAGGGGCATCGAAACTTTTATAAGTTTTAACATTTAAATTATTTTTTGATGCATATAATGATGAACTCGTACCTATAGCAACAGAAATAACCTTTTTTTCTTTTACTAAATCATCTAAGCATTTATATTTTTTTATATTTTCTTCACTATTCAATATAGCTAGTGCCAAATCGTTTTTATAGACTACATCAGCAAAACTAACAATTTTTTCTCGTTCAGGTGTAATCACTAGACCCACTGCAATCATATCGCATTTAAATGCTAATAATGAAGGCAGGATACTCGCCCATTCCACATCTATAAATTTAGGATTCGCATTTAAATATTTTGCAAAGTCTTTTACAATATCTACATCAAATCCCTCCCACGTCCCATTGATTTTTTTTATTTTATAAGGGACGTAACCACCAGAAAGACATATTCTCAAATCTTTTTCTTTATTATTAATCGCAAATATTTCTGATTTATATACCCAAGAAATAAGAAAAATAATACAGTAAAAAATAAAATTTCTCATAAATAATCTCCCCCAAAAAAATCTTATATATTGCCTTATTTTTAAATTATAATAAGGCAATAAAAATTATATTTATGTAGATTCACTTAATTTATGAATACCTTCTGAAGTTATACTAATCGTAATAATATCACCGATAGCTGGAGTCGCTTCGAAAATCATCTGAAAATTCATTCCAAAATCTTTTCTATTAATTTTTGCAGTAGCTTTAAAAGACTGTTTAATATCATCCTTTGTATTGAACTCACCTTTATAAATAATTTTAAATATTACTGGCTTTGTTACGCCCTTAATGGTCATATTGCCTATTAAGTCTAAAGTATTTTTACCCGTCTTTTTTGCTGACGTTGACTTAAACGTTAATAATGGAAACTTATTGACATCAAAAAAATCTGCACTTTTTAAATGCTCGTTCCTTGGATTAAAACCTGTGTCAATAGAAGATGCTTTTGCATTTGCAATTAATTCAGTTTTAGAAAAATCTTTTGGATTAAATTTAAATTTCCCTTCAAAATATTTAAATTCACCAATAACTGAACTCACAACAAGATGATCAACTTCAAAATAGATTTTGGAGTAAAGAGGATTTATCTCGTATTCATAATTAGCTGGAGATGATTCAATTGATTTATTCTTCTTTGTTTTAGGAGATGATTCAATAGAAATAACATTATTTTTTTCAATGGATGATTCAATTGATTTAGCATAACAGGACATTGGAAGCGCTAAAATAATAGACTTAAGTATATATTTTTTTAATTTATTTAATAACATAAAAATCCTCTAAATACCGCATTATTAATAATAACAAGAGGCAGAAAATTTCATAATCAACATAAAAAGTCAAGATATATTATTACTAAAAA is a genomic window containing:
- a CDS encoding single-stranded DNA-binding protein, producing MSGVNKVILIGRLGQEPEIRSTAGGQQVCTLNIATSESWTKDGNKEERTEWHRVVLWGRQAELAHKYLRKGRMVYIEGKLQTRSWQDQQGQKRYTTEIVANNMQFLESAGTNANRDQNNDIPPPNDQGNDSYYSNESPYASSGNNSQPFSKNSRPIDDDIPF
- a CDS encoding substrate-binding periplasmic protein, with translation MRNFIFYCIIFLISWVYKSEIFAINNKEKDLRICLSGGYVPYKIKKINGTWEGFDVDIVKDFAKYLNANPKFIDVEWASILPSLLAFKCDMIAVGLVITPEREKIVSFADVVYKNDLALAILNSEENIKKYKCLDDLVKEKKVISVAIGTSSSLYASKNNLNVKTYKSFDAPIDSLLTKKSDAVLFEKHYLNALPKHVAEKIYIIPTLVHQESVSAAFRPEDVALKNQFNKFLKSWLRTDKLSIYEKKYFSN
- a CDS encoding YceI family protein; this encodes MLLNKLKKYILKSIILALPMSCYAKSIESSIEKNNVISIESSPKTKKNKSIESSPANYEYEINPLYSKIYFEVDHLVVSSVIGEFKYFEGKFKFNPKDFSKTELIANAKASSIDTGFNPRNEHLKSADFFDVNKFPLLTFKSTSAKKTGKNTLDLIGNMTIKGVTKPVIFKIIYKGEFNTKDDIKQSFKATAKINRKDFGMNFQMIFEATPAIGDIITISITSEGIHKLSEST